The Bacteroidia bacterium sequence GCTTTTTCATTACGGTGCAAGAGTAAATCCAAATATGGTTCAGGATATCCAGTCGGCTGTAATTCCACTGAATACTGCTATAGCCGGAGCAAAGCCAAGATTTGAACCTAAGCCTTGGATATATTTTCCCTTACTTCAGCCACAATCTGCACATCCAATAGGTAGAAATATTAACCTCGTTAAAGGCTTATTTGTTAATACAGTAGATTTTGTTGGCGAGGATGAAGCTACTGTAAAAAAAACCGTGTTGCTTAGTTCGTCACAATATTCAAGAATAGTGAATGCACCTGTAAGAATAGGTTGGGAGTTGGTAAGAGTAAAACTTGATCAAGCCGATTTTGGTAAGCAGTTTTTACCTGTTGCAGTATTACTTGAAGGTACATTTACTAGTGTATTTAAGAACAGAGTTCCACCCGAAATTATTGAAAGCCGTGAAATGGTTTTTAAGGATAACAGTATACCAACAAAAATGGTTGTTATTGGCGATGGAGATATAATCAGAAATCAGGTTAAAAAAATTGGATTTACATCAAAGCCATATCCATTGGGATTTGACAGATATACCGGAGATACTTTTGGCAATAAGGAATTCATGCTTAATGTTATTAATTATATGCTGGATGAATCAGGATTCATGAATCTTAGAACCCGTGAGATTAAATTGAGATTGTTAGATAAAACTAAAATTGATGATGACCGCACATTCTGGCAAGTTGTTAACACAATATTTCCAATTGTACTAATTGTTATTCTTGGTACTGTAATTACTATTTTAAGAAAAAGAAAATATACAAAAACTGCAGCATAGTTATGAAAAACAAACTGGTATTAATTATTTTTTTAATTTTTCTGATAATTGCAGCTGTAGTTTATTTTACACAGCAAAAAGGCACAACAAAAAAAGAATTGACTGATTTTGCAGTAAAAGATACTGCATTGGTAACCAAAATTTTTATGGTTGATAAAAAGAACAACCAGGTAATTCTTACCCGCGAAAATAGTTATTGGAAAGTTAATAATAAATATATAGCACGTCAGGATGCTATTGGAATTTTACTAGAAACTATTGCTTCTGTTAAAATGAAATCTCCTGTACCAAAGCCATCAATAGATAATATAATAAAACGACTTGCTACAAAATCTGTAAAAGTTGAAATATATCAGGGCGAAAATCTTGTGAAAACATATTATGTAGGTGAGCCAACTGCAGATCAGGGAGGCACTTATATGATACTTGATAATTCCTCAGTACCATTTATTACACATAAACCAGGTTTTATAGGTTATTTATCTACAAGATATTTTGTTGATGAAAAATTATGGCGGGATAATTCAGTGTTTATGTATTCATACTCTGATATTGTATCAGTTTCTGTTAGTATTCAAAATGCCCCCGATAAGGCTTTTACAGTATTTAATGATGGAAATAATATTTTTAGATTGCAGGATTTTAACAAAAAAGAGGTTACCGGATTTAATTCATTAATAGTTAAAGAATTTATTGCAGGTTATAAAAAGGTTAAATGCGAATCATATGTAAATGAATTTTTTTCTGATAGTAGATTAGATTCATTATTACAAGTAAAACCATTAGCAATTCTTTCTGTTACAGATAAAAAAGGTGAAGTAAATACCTTGAAATTATATTTAAGACCAAATTTTTCAGGTGCGTTAGATGATAATGGTAAACCTATTACTTCTGATCCCGATGCTATGTATGGAATATTAAATAACGAAAGGCAAGTTCTTGTTTGTCAGTATTATGTATTTGATCCGTTAATGAAGAATATTGAATATTTCTTTCAGAAAACACCATCTTAATGTTGATAAAATATAATCAATGTTAATATTTAATGGCAATTATAGTCATTCTTATCTTTACAATTATTAATTTTGGTACAATTAAAATAAAATAAAAAGAAATGAATTTTGTAGTATCTAGTTCGGAGTTATTCGCTCATTTGCAATCTATTAAACAGGTTATTAGTTCAAAAAACTCTTTGCCTATACTTGATAATTTTTTGTTTCAAGTTGATGGTAAAAATCTAAAAGTAACAGCTTCAGATTTAGAGTCAACTCTAATAACAGGCATGGAGTTAGCAAATGTTGAAGGAGAAGGAGTAATTGCAATTGAAGCAAAACGTTTACTTGATATTTTAAAAGAATTTGCTGAACAGCCACTTACTTTTAATATCAATACTGAAAATTTTAATGTAGATGTTTTATCACAAAACGGAAAATTTTCATTAATTGGTCAGGATGGAAATGATTTTCCAAAATTGCCTGCATTTAAAAAAGCAAAAGGCTCGCAACTAAATTTAAAATCAGAATTGGTTTTAAATGGAATTAACAAAACTTTGTTTGCTACTGCTGACGATGAGTTACGACCTGTAATGAATGGAATTTACATAGAAATTTCTGCAGAAGAAATTCGTTTTGTTGCATCTGATGCTCACAAATTGGTTCGTTATAAAAGATTTGATGTTAAAACAGATGTGGTTTCTTCTTTTATTCTTCCTAAAAAACCAGCTTCATTACTAAAAAATCTTTTGGTTAAAGGTGTTAATGAAATCGTATTGGAGTTCGACGATAAAAATGCATTTTTTACTATTGGTACTAATAAATTAATCTGCCGTCTTGTTGATGGAAATTATCCTGCTTATAATTCAGTTATACCTGTTGATAATCCTAATAAATTATCGGTTGACAGAGTTGAGTTAATTAACAGTTTAAAAAGAGTTAGTGTATTTTCTAATCAGGCAACAAATTTGGTTAGATTACAAATTACAGGAAATCAGCTTACAATATCAGCACAGGATATCGATTTTGCGATTTCTGCAGTTGAGAGAATTTCATGTAATTTCGAAGGCGATTCAATGGAAATAGGTTTTAAATCTGTGTTCTTAATGGAAATTCTTCTAAACCTTTCAGCAAACGAGGTAAGATTTGAGTTGTCAGATCCAACCCGTGCTGGAATTATTTTACCATCAGAAGCAGACAATAAAGATGAAGAAGTATTAATGTTGCTTATGCCAATGATGCTAAATGAAAGTATTTAACTTTTGATCATAATATATTAAAGGAAACCGTTAGGTTTCCTTTTTTTTTAATATTTTTAGACTATGAAAACAATATTTTTAATACTTATAGCGATTCTATTTTCTGCTTTGTCGGGATTTTGTCAGCCAAATGTGTTGGCAGGTACCGATTTAGACAAACAAGCTGAAAAAGACTGGCAGAATAATAATTATAAACTGGCTGCAGCATCGTATGAGAGGTTGATAGCTTTAACTCCAAACAACGTGGAATATAATTATCGTTTTGGGATTTCAAATTTTCTTGCCGGATTCGATAATAATAAATCGTTAAAATCGCTTGAGCCACTAATTGGCAATTCAAAAGCACCTATTGATGTCTGCTATTGGGTTGCACAGAATTATATGTATTTATATCAGTTTAACGATGCAATTGATATGTTTAATACTTTTTTAACCACAACTGGTGCAGATAAAGTACAAGTTGCAGAATCAAAACGGTTTGTTGAAATGTGTAATTCAGCAATTGTATTAATGAATAAGCCAGTAAATGTTTCATTTCAGAATTTAGGATCTAATATTAATTCATCTTCCAATGATTATAATCCATTTGTCCCGAGAAATGAAGAATTTCTTATTTACACTTCAGATAAAAAATTTGATCAGGTAACAAAAATGTTTGATCATAATCTTTATATAAGCTATCCTGAGAATAACAGTTGGAGTTTTTCAAAACCAATGCAATATATAAATACCGATGATAATGAGAGGTCTGTCGGATTAAGTAATGATGGTAAAAAATTATTTGTTTGTGGAAGCTATCAAAAGTCATATAGCGAGGTAGATATGGCATTGCTTAAAAGTAAATTATTTAAGTTTGAAACTGCAAATGACTGGTTTCATCCTTTAGCCATAAAAACATCCAATGGTGCATGTATTTCAACAGACAATAACACCGTGTACATTTCACGGGAGAATAATGAAGGAGGTATTGTAAATAGTGATATATATATAGTAAGGAAATTACCTAACGGAACATGGGGACCACTAAAAAACCTGGGCGATATAATTAATTCACCTTATGATGAAACATGCCCAAACATTTCTCCTGATGGTAAAATGTTATATTTTGCTAGTAAGGGACATAATAGTATGGGTGGATATGATTTATTTGTTTCTTATATAAACGAAATTACAGGAGACTGGACAACACCTGTAAATCTTGGATATCCCATAAATACTCCCGGTGACGATTTAACTATTTCGTTTTCTGCTAACAGACGATATGCTTATTTGTCATCAAT is a genomic window containing:
- a CDS encoding DUF4340 domain-containing protein, which gives rise to MKNKLVLIIFLIFLIIAAVVYFTQQKGTTKKELTDFAVKDTALVTKIFMVDKKNNQVILTRENSYWKVNNKYIARQDAIGILLETIASVKMKSPVPKPSIDNIIKRLATKSVKVEIYQGENLVKTYYVGEPTADQGGTYMILDNSSVPFITHKPGFIGYLSTRYFVDEKLWRDNSVFMYSYSDIVSVSVSIQNAPDKAFTVFNDGNNIFRLQDFNKKEVTGFNSLIVKEFIAGYKKVKCESYVNEFFSDSRLDSLLQVKPLAILSVTDKKGEVNTLKLYLRPNFSGALDDNGKPITSDPDAMYGILNNERQVLVCQYYVFDPLMKNIEYFFQKTPS
- the dnaN gene encoding DNA polymerase III subunit beta; this encodes MNFVVSSSELFAHLQSIKQVISSKNSLPILDNFLFQVDGKNLKVTASDLESTLITGMELANVEGEGVIAIEAKRLLDILKEFAEQPLTFNINTENFNVDVLSQNGKFSLIGQDGNDFPKLPAFKKAKGSQLNLKSELVLNGINKTLFATADDELRPVMNGIYIEISAEEIRFVASDAHKLVRYKRFDVKTDVVSSFILPKKPASLLKNLLVKGVNEIVLEFDDKNAFFTIGTNKLICRLVDGNYPAYNSVIPVDNPNKLSVDRVELINSLKRVSVFSNQATNLVRLQITGNQLTISAQDIDFAISAVERISCNFEGDSMEIGFKSVFLMEILLNLSANEVRFELSDPTRAGIILPSEADNKDEEVLMLLMPMMLNESI
- a CDS encoding PD40 domain-containing protein, which translates into the protein MKTIFLILIAILFSALSGFCQPNVLAGTDLDKQAEKDWQNNNYKLAAASYERLIALTPNNVEYNYRFGISNFLAGFDNNKSLKSLEPLIGNSKAPIDVCYWVAQNYMYLYQFNDAIDMFNTFLTTTGADKVQVAESKRFVEMCNSAIVLMNKPVNVSFQNLGSNINSSSNDYNPFVPRNEEFLIYTSDKKFDQVTKMFDHNLYISYPENNSWSFSKPMQYINTDDNERSVGLSNDGKKLFVCGSYQKSYSEVDMALLKSKLFKFETANDWFHPLAIKTSNGACISTDNNTVYISRENNEGGIVNSDIYIVRKLPNGTWGPLKNLGDIINSPYDETCPNISPDGKMLYFASKGHNSMGGYDLFVSYINEITGDWTTPVNLGYPINTPGDDLTISFSANRRYAYLSSIRKEGMGGQDIYRVTFKDVDDLITVVKGKIVIANETGTVDWNLGNEDLDISVYDLKQNLFGKYIYNTHMGRFIAALPIGEYQIVIHADGYNDYSEKITVLDRDLYQSETDKIFSLSLKKM